The following proteins are encoded in a genomic region of Nomascus leucogenys isolate Asia chromosome 17, Asia_NLE_v1, whole genome shotgun sequence:
- the UPK3B gene encoding uroplakin-3b isoform X1, with the protein MGLPWGQPHLGLQMLLLALNCLWPSLSLGEWGSRMDVSSQTQGAGGPAGVIGPWVPTPLRLGEAAPGIPTPFSVAHLLFPVATELVPYMPQITAWDLEGKVTATTFSLEQPRCVFDGHASPSDTVWLVVAFSNASRGFQNPETLADIPASPQLLTDGHYMTLPLSLDRLPCDNPMVGSGGAPVLRVGHDHGCHQQPFCNAPLPGPGPYRVKFLLMDARGSPRAETKWSDPITLHQGKTPGSINTWPGRRSGSMIIITSILSSLAGLLLLAFLAASTARFSSLWWPEEAPEQLRIGSFMGKRYMTHHIPSSEAATLPVGCEPGLDPLPSLSP; encoded by the exons ATGGGGCTACCCTGGGGGCAGCCTCACCTAGGGCTGCAGATGCTCCTCCTGGCGTTGAACTGTCTCTGGCCCAGCCTGAGCCTGGGTGAGTGGGGGTCCCGGATGGACGTGTCCAGCCAGACCCAAGGGGCTGGGGGCCCTGCTGGAGTGATCGGACCCTGGGTGCCCACCCCCCTCCGGTTGGGAGAGGCAGCCCCAGGGATCCCCACGCCCTTCTCCGTGGCTCACCTTTTGTTCCCCGTGGCCACAGAGCTGGTGCCCTACATGCCTCAGATAACAGCCTGGGACCTGGAAGGGAAGGTCACAGCCACCACCTTCTCCCTGGAGCAGCCGCGCTGTGTCTTCGATGGGCATGCCAGCCCCAGCGACACCGTTTGGCTCGTGGTGGCCTTCAGCAATG CCTCCAGGGGCTTCCAGAACCCGGAGACACTGGCTGACATCCCGGCCTCCCCACAGCTGCTGACCGACGGCCACTACATGACGCTGCCCCTGTCTCTGGACCGGCTGCCCTGTGACAACCCCATGGTGGGCAGCGGAGGCGCCCCCGTGCTGCGGGTGGGCCATGACCACGGCTGCCACCAGCAGCCCTTCTGCAACGCGCCCCTCCCTGGCCCTGGACCCTATCG GGTGAAGTTCCTCCTGATGGATGCCAGGGGATCACCCAGGGCCGAGACCAAGTGGTCAGACCCCATCACTCTCCACCAAG GGAAGACCCCCGGATCCATCAACACCTGGCCAGGGCGGCGAAGTGGCAGCATGATCATCATTACCTCCATCCTCTCTTCTTTGGCCGGCCTCCTGCTCTTGGCCTTCTTGGCAGCCTCTACCGCGCGCTT tTCCAGCCTGTGGTGGCCGGAGGAGGCCCCGGAGCAGCTGCGGATCGGCTCCTTCATGGGCAAGCGCTACATGACCCACCACATCCCATCCAGCGAGGCCGCCACACTGCCGGTGGGCTGTGAGCCTGGCCTGGACCcactccccagcctcagcccctaG
- the UPK3B gene encoding uroplakin-3b isoform X2 produces the protein MGLPWGQPHLGLQMLLLALNCLWPSLSLGEWGSRMDVSSQTQGAGGPAGVIGPWVPTPLRLGEAAPGIPTPFSVAHLLFPVATELVPYMPQITAWDLEGKVTATTFSLEQPRCVFDGHASPSDTVWLVVAFSNASRGFQNPETLADIPASPQLLTDGHYMTLPLSLDRLPCDNPMVGSGGAPVLRVGHDHGCHQQPFCNAPLPGPGPYREDPRIHQHLARAAKWQHDHHYLHPLFFGRPPALGLLGSLYRALFQPVVAGGGPGAAADRLLHGQALHDPPHPIQRGRHTAGGL, from the exons ATGGGGCTACCCTGGGGGCAGCCTCACCTAGGGCTGCAGATGCTCCTCCTGGCGTTGAACTGTCTCTGGCCCAGCCTGAGCCTGGGTGAGTGGGGGTCCCGGATGGACGTGTCCAGCCAGACCCAAGGGGCTGGGGGCCCTGCTGGAGTGATCGGACCCTGGGTGCCCACCCCCCTCCGGTTGGGAGAGGCAGCCCCAGGGATCCCCACGCCCTTCTCCGTGGCTCACCTTTTGTTCCCCGTGGCCACAGAGCTGGTGCCCTACATGCCTCAGATAACAGCCTGGGACCTGGAAGGGAAGGTCACAGCCACCACCTTCTCCCTGGAGCAGCCGCGCTGTGTCTTCGATGGGCATGCCAGCCCCAGCGACACCGTTTGGCTCGTGGTGGCCTTCAGCAATG CCTCCAGGGGCTTCCAGAACCCGGAGACACTGGCTGACATCCCGGCCTCCCCACAGCTGCTGACCGACGGCCACTACATGACGCTGCCCCTGTCTCTGGACCGGCTGCCCTGTGACAACCCCATGGTGGGCAGCGGAGGCGCCCCCGTGCTGCGGGTGGGCCATGACCACGGCTGCCACCAGCAGCCCTTCTGCAACGCGCCCCTCCCTGGCCCTGGACCCTATCG GGAAGACCCCCGGATCCATCAACACCTGGCCAGGGCGGCGAAGTGGCAGCATGATCATCATTACCTCCATCCTCTCTTCTTTGGCCGGCCTCCTGCTCTTGGCCTTCTTGGCAGCCTCTACCGCGCGCTT tTCCAGCCTGTGGTGGCCGGAGGAGGCCCCGGAGCAGCTGCGGATCGGCTCCTTCATGGGCAAGCGCTACATGACCCACCACATCCCATCCAGCGAGGCCGCCACACTGCCGGTGGGCTGTGA